Genomic window (Rosa chinensis cultivar Old Blush chromosome 6, RchiOBHm-V2, whole genome shotgun sequence):
TAATCATTTTCTCACAACCTGTGGATTTTTCTCCAGATGCAACAAAAAGCCCTTCTCCCAAACTATATGTACTTCACTTTCGCTCAAGTAATAGACAACAAGTTCTTAAGTAGCTAAGATTATGAGGAGAGAAGGGACCAAAAAATTTCAAACCTATTTTCTGTGTTCTAAGAAACCGAATGCCTCCGATTTCTGGAAGGTGTGGACTTAGCAGCCTCTTCAGGATTTGCAGAACCAAGACTCTCGGATGAATCTGAGCCACTATTCTCGCCTTGTCCCCCTTTGCTTGAAAAGAGCTTTGCAAAGACCTTCTTTGAATCGAGTAACCTTCTCATTTTACTAACTGCAGCCTTGTCAACATTGCTTTTACCATCTCCATTCCTCTCACCACTGGCCAATCTTAAGGCAGCTAACTCTGCTTTCAGGGCCCTAAGCTCCTCAGCAGACGCAACTACATCCCAATCCTCCTCTGTGTTAGTTGTTGCAGACCTTGAGCTCCCATGAGAACCACTGTTTAAATCCTTCATGCCTTTAGGTAAGTCGGGAGTGCTACTGCCTGATGAAGCAGCAGCCCTGACTTGCTCAAAAAAGAGTACCTGCACAACTACGCGCAACGGGAGTCTCTCATTTTGCACAGCGTGCATGCAGGCATCAACTGACAGCTTTTTGCAGTCCATCAGCTTGCAGATCCTCTTTCTCTCACTCTTACTAATCCCAGGGTGCTCCTGTTTAAGAGAAGACCAAAGTGTGAACAACATATCATTTAGCAACACTAAACAAAAAACTAGACAGAAGCACTGTAAGAATCTTTaatgaaatttaaaagaaaacagCTAAGTTTTAGCACCTAGTTTGTGCAATAACAAGAAAAGACTTTGCACATCACCATCAATAGACCAACTGAATGTATATTAGGAGATCAACATATATCAGGAGGCTCCTACCTTGAGAAACATGTCAATGGCTCGGTAAAGCCCATCATGAGCAGGGCGAGAGAAACCTGACACCATTTCTGCAAGATCGACAAACTTGGACAAGGGTAGGTTCGGATCCTTTGAAATTTCAGCAAGATACCCATCTATCAGTTTTGCCACCATCAACTTAGAAGCATCTGACAAGATCCCTGGCCTCCTCTCCTCCTGAATCTCATGGCCCTCTCCTAATGATTGAATCTCTGCAGTCTGATCTTTCTTTAGAAACTCTTCTACTATTTTTTTAACTGCACTAACATCATATATAGTAGCTTCTCCTTCTGCTGCTCGTATCAAAAGATCATTTACTGAAGCCTCCTCCAGTTGCTGTCCTATTCTCTTTACCATCTCATCCTTGGTCGTTTCTCCAGAGTTCACATATATAGCTGCTTTTAACAATTTGAGCAAGAAACTACAAGAGATGCTGCCTTTCTCTGCAGGCAACAGCCAGACAATTGCATCCACTGTTGATCGATGCTTTGCCATATCTCCACCCTGGATCATACCTTTGCTGAAACCTGGCAACCTTCTGTAAGCATAAGCTTTCAAGGCTTCTCCGATCACTTCACCAGAAAGTACTGCTTTGGTTTTAATACTTATAAGAACACGCTTAAACAAATCAATCTCAAGCTCACATAATTCCTCCACCCACCAATCCTTTGGAACTTGACGGTTTCTGACACCATTCCAATTTGGATCGTTCCCATTTTCCTCTGCAAGTTTCTTCCGGTTATAGGTATAGGACCAGTCAACTTTTGAAACATCGACACAGGCCTTGGTAGCTATCGAATCAATGCACTGGCTGACCAACTTCAGGTCCTCAGATATCGGCAAAAGAGACTTTGTAGTCTGAAGAACAATGATTGAATCCTTCCAGCTGCGGAAAATGCTAGAGTTAAGAAACACATCAATCTTGTATATGAGATTTCCTTTCTCAATAGACTCGTGCATTCCCATATACTCAGCCGCACATCGACACACAACAACATTGTAAGCATTCAGGGTGACAGTCATGCCATAACAGAACTTGGCACATATCTCAAATGCAGCAGGGCCACCAGGAATGTCTGAAATGTGAATTTCCAAAGGTTTCGACTCATTGGTGTTTGCTAATTTCTGTAAGCGGGCACTCTTTGATAGAAGAGGAAACTGCAAAGCATATTATAACTGTAATCAGCGTCCCAAGACAAATATCTATAGCTATACAGCACAGTAACAGCAAAATTTTGAGATGCAACTGAACTGTGGAAATAAGTTTGCTAACACTATCATCTCTGGAGTTTCAAAAATCAGCTTAATATACATCCTCAATGTGTGTGGTCTGTATCTAACAATTCTTTATTGATCGCAACCAAATCACAATAATTCATCAAGTGACAAGGTATTTATCAGCAAAGTAGGTATTAAACTAATATTTGAAGTACTCCTATCCTATGGCAAGAACATGTGCAGTTTATCACTATGAAAAAAACAAGTTGAGCACATACATATAGCATATGAGCCTTACAGAAATCATGAATTGTACCAATCAGCGAACTCAATCAATACCTCTTTTTAAACCACATAGTTTTGGTAGCTGAAATATCTGTTATTTCTCTAGTAGCTTGCAATATGAATACCATAACATAATCTTGACTATAGATCGTTCAACATGAAAATATTTAACATACTAGGCATGAAACTTGGGAGCCATGACATTGCACAATAAAACCAAAAATGTCAAGGACTGAAACAGTTATTGTCATTCCTGATACAATATACCATATATTGCAAGATAGATCCAATCAATACCTTGTGTAGATAAAACTTTGAAACTCCAACATTAACGATGATATCTGTTTCCAAATCAGCTGCCACATACCTGTACATATGAAATTTATTTTGCAGTGTTAATAACGACTCTATAGTACCAATTCCCGCATAGTTACATGTAGCATTGGCTTTAATATTCCTCGTTCAAAGGACAGGATGGCTATGATGTAGCAACATCATTATACTAGAATTCGATTCATTTCCCTCATATCCTTCATCTGTATTATAATGGGTTTAGAAAGACACttggcatttttctattttgtgtCCATTTAGCACAACTTTATCACTTCTCACTGTTTTTCTTTATGTTATATTTGTTCCTTTTCTGGATCACTAGGTACTGCATTGCCTATTGTCAAAAAGGATAATACCAATGACTCTAAggtattgaaaagaaaaataagtatccagagcaaaaataaataaacgaaAATCAAAAGTGTTGTATGATCATAGCAAAATGGATAATACCAATGATTCTAAGgtgttgaaaagaaaaagaagatccagaccaaaaataaataaataaaaaaaattaaaagtgtTGTATGATCATAGCAAAAATGACAGGCTGAAAAAACAGTGATTGTTTATATCTCCCCTCTCTTGGTTTGAGGGGAAAAAAAGGAGTTTTTCCCTTAAAGCCTCATGGTTCTGATATAATGTCCCAACTTAATTAGGTACAATAGAATGGGAGAAAAAAATGAGACGCGAAATGAGAGCAGAATTTTAAAGCCCAATGTTTGAGCAAGAACCAAGGTGACTGCAAAATGGAGTAGCCAAACTGCCAAAAGGCAATATCAATGAGTAGGAGATCA
Coding sequences:
- the LOC112172546 gene encoding BTB/POZ domain-containing protein NPY2, which produces MKFMKLGSKPDSFQTDGNNVRYVAADLETDIIVNVGVSKFYLHKFPLLSKSARLQKLANTNESKPLEIHISDIPGGPAAFEICAKFCYGMTVTLNAYNVVVCRCAAEYMGMHESIEKGNLIYKIDVFLNSSIFRSWKDSIIVLQTTKSLLPISEDLKLVSQCIDSIATKACVDVSKVDWSYTYNRKKLAEENGNDPNWNGVRNRQVPKDWWVEELCELEIDLFKRVLISIKTKAVLSGEVIGEALKAYAYRRLPGFSKGMIQGGDMAKHRSTVDAIVWLLPAEKGSISCSFLLKLLKAAIYVNSGETTKDEMVKRIGQQLEEASVNDLLIRAAEGEATIYDVSAVKKIVEEFLKKDQTAEIQSLGEGHEIQEERRPGILSDASKLMVAKLIDGYLAEISKDPNLPLSKFVDLAEMVSGFSRPAHDGLYRAIDMFLKEHPGISKSERKRICKLMDCKKLSVDACMHAVQNERLPLRVVVQVLFFEQVRAAASSGSSTPDLPKGMKDLNSGSHGSSRSATTNTEEDWDVVASAEELRALKAELAALRLASGERNGDGKSNVDKAAVSKMRRLLDSKKVFAKLFSSKGGQGENSGSDSSESLGSANPEEAAKSTPSRNRRHSVS